CATCCTGGTGAGACCATGGCGGAGTGGTTTATGGAAGGCCTTATTCAGCGCCTTGTCGATGAAACCGACACCACGGCGCAAGCGCTGCTAGAAAAAGCCGTACTTTACGTGGTACCAAACATGAACCCAGATGGCGCAAATCGCGGCCACCTGCGCACGAATGCGGTTGGTGTAAACCTAAACCGTGAATGGCAGTCTCCTTCGATGGAAAAAAGTCCAGAGGTGTTCCTGGTACGCGAGAAGATGCTGCAAACAGGTGTCGATATGTTCCTCGACATCCACGGTGATGAAGCGATTCCCTACAACTTTGCAGCCGGCTCTGAAGGCATCCCTTCTTACGACGAGCGTCACGCAGGGCTTGAGAATGCGTTCAAACAAGCGCTACTCACCATTACTCCTGAGTTCCAAGACGACTACGGCTATGATAAAGATGAGCCGGGCAAGGCTAACCTGACCGTTGGCTCAAACTGGGTAGCAGAGCAGTTCCGCTGCCTGTCATACACCATTGAAATGCCGTTTAAAGACAACAACAACTACCCAGATCCTTTGTATGGCTGGTCGCCTGAGCGCAGTATTAAGTTTGGTCATGACATGGTGGCGGCAACGCTGGCGGTGACGGATAAGCTATAATCTCGAAAGACACTCTAATTGAATGTCTTGTCATTCCGCTAGCCGCGCGCCTGTGCACACAGGAATCTACTTGAGGCTTGGTGCGTGCTTTGGGTAGATCCCCGCCTGCGCGGGGATGACGGTAATTTTGGTTACGACCTACTCTACAACGCCGTCATTCCGCTAGCCGCGCGCCTGCGCACACAGGAATCTACTTGAGGCTTGGTGCGTGCTTTGGGTAGATCCCCGCCTCCGCGGGGATGACGATAATTTTGAGGACGACGGCAACCTTAGGGTGCACGATAGTCTTAGGGATGACGTTCTTTTTGCTCTTCGGGTATACTCATTCCATTATTTAGTATGAGTCGACACCCAATATGTTTGATATCGCCCTCTACGAGCCAGAAATTGCTCCTAATACCGGAAACATCATCCGACTTTGTGCCAATTGTGGTGCAAACCTACACCTTATCGAGCCGCTTGGTTTTGATTTAGAAGAGAAGAAGGTCCGTCGTGCCGGTCTCGACTATCATGACCTTGCTCGTGTAAAGCGCCATAAAGACTACGCAGCGTTTCTTGCTTATCTTGAAGAGAACAATCCGAGCTACCGCTTATTTGCTTGTACAACAAAAACCACTGGCCATCACACGGATGCGAAGTACCAGCAAGGTGATGTATTGCTATTTGGACCAGAAACCCGCGGTCTGCCCGCAGAAGTGATTGAAAGCCTGCCAATGGAACAGCGTATTCGTATTCCTATGATGCCAGATGCGCGCAGCCTAAACCTATCCAATGCGGTGGCGATTATTGCCTATGAAGCGTGGCGACAGTTTGGTTTTGAAGGGGCGGTTTAAGCCCTTTTTAGCGACAGCGTTAACCGAGCCTGATTTTCAGGCAATAAAAAACCCAGCCGAGGCTGGGTTTTCAATACTTACAAGCAGATGCTTATCAATTACTTGATTTTAGCTTCTTTGTACATAACGTGTTGGCGAACAACTGGATCAAACTTTTTGATCTCAAATTTGCCTGGCATGTTACGCTTGTTCTTGTCAGTTGTGTAGAAGTGACCAGTACCTGCAGAAGATACTAGACGAATTTTCTCACGAATGCCTTTAGCCATTGCTTAATTCCTCTTATACGTTCTCGCCACGAGCGCGGATATCAACAAGAACAGCATCGATGCCTTTCTTATCAATAATACGCATACCCTTAGCGGTTAGACGTAGTTTAACAAAGCGTTTTTCGCTTTCTACCCAGAAACGATGAGTTTGTAGGTTCGGCAGAAAACGACGCTTGGTAGCATTTCGTGCGTGTGAACGGTTGTTACCCGTTACAGGACGCTTACCAGTTACTTGGCATACTCGGGACATGAATGTCTTCTCCAAATCGTTTCAGCTCGATATCAACCTTGGTGGCCGAACCTCAATTATAAGAGGCCATAACCATTATGGAGTACCCATACAAGGCTATCAAAGGTCGCGCATTATACTAACTTGACATGCATTGCTCAAGACCCGAACAGATCCTTTTTTAAGGATTTGCTGATCTTTTTCACTTTGAGCTGATGTTGGTTGATAATTTAGTGCGCGAATCATAGCAGAAAATCACCAAAACAAAAGCTCTGTCTCACAGTTATTACAATAAAAAACGCTTTCTACTGTTTCAAAAGCTAAATCCAGCCTCTTTCAGCGAAAGAGGTCACCTCTCCATCGCCAATAACAAAGTGGTCTAGGATACGAATATCGACCAATCCCAGTGCATCGCTGAGCCGTCTTGTGATCCTTCGGTCTGCTTGGCTAGGCTCTGAGATACCCGACGGATGATTATGAGCCAGTATCAATGCCGCTGCATTATGCTGCAGAGCGCGCTTAACCACCTCACGCGGATAGACCGATGCGGCATCAATGGTTCCCTCAAACATCACTTCATCTGAAATCACCCGATTTTGATTATCTAGAAACAGAACATAGAAGGCTTCTCGCTGACGGTCACGCAATATAGACATCAGATAAAGCTTGGTCTGTTCCGGACTATTGAGGCTATCACCACGTTTAAGCGTTTCTGACAAATAGCGCTGACTCATCTCTAACACCGCTTGAAGCTGCACGAACTTCGCAAGTCCCAGTCCCTTGTGATGACAAAACTCCTCTTTCGATGCCGAGAATAGGGCTCGTAGTGAACCAAACTCAGTCAAAAGCCTGTCTGCGAGCTGAATGACATTCAACCCCTTGGTTCCCGTTCGTAGAAATATCGCCAGCAACTCGGCATCAGAAAGCGCTTGGCTGCCACGCATCAAAAGCTTCTCTCGTGGCATAGAGTCATTGGGAAGCTGTTTAATAGTCATATATAGAAGAAAACAGAAATAGGTGCCGTGTTATTGCCTAATACAGAAAGAGCGAAAAGTGCCTAAAAGACAAGCTGGGAGTCTTCCCTCTTTATTATGTAATTGTGTTGTCTGATAGCGTTCGAGAAATCACGGCATGAATGGCAGCAGTAGCGAGGGAGCATGGCTTTTGCTATCTTAGCCGCAGAAAAATGTAAGGAGCAAGCTATGCAAACGTTAGCGGGTAAGAAAATACTACTTGGCATCAGTGGTGGCATCGCCGCCTACAAATGTGCGGAACTCACCAGGCGTCTCATCGAGCGTGGTGCTGAGGTACAAGTGGTGATGACCAAAGCTGCAAAGGAGTTTATCACGCCACTCACCATGCAGGCGGTGTCGGGCAGACCCGTCTCAGATAGCTTGCTCGATCCTGCCGCCGAAGCCTCCATGGGACACATTGAGCTGGCGAAATGGGCCGATCTTGTCTTGCTTGCTCCAGCGACCGCTGACCTCATTGGGCGCATGAGCGCTGGCATGGGTAACGATTTGCTAACAACACTCGTCCTAGCCACCGACGCCCCGATTGCCGTCTCTCCGGCCATGAACCAGCAGATGTACCGCAATGTCGCGACACAAGAAAACATCGCAACCCTTGCCCGTCGAGGCATGACGATATGGGGACCAGCGGCAGGCGAACAGGCTTGTGGCGACGTCGGTCCTGGCCGAATGCTGGAGCCTATGCAACTTGTCGAGCGCTGTGAGCAGTTCTTTGGACCAAAACTATTGACGGGTAAATCCGTTGTGATTACAGCGGGCCCAACTCGTGAAGCCATTGACCCAGTGCGCTACATCTCTAACCATAGCTCAGGAAAAATGGGCTTCGCACTTGCCGAAGCTGCGAGCCAACTTGGCGCACAGGTCACGCTGATTGCAGGCCCAGTTTCACTATCCACACCAGCCAACGTGGAACGTATTGATGTCGTCAGTGCTGAGCAGATGCATAAAGCCGCACTTGAAGCGGCAACCAAGCACGACATCTTTATTGGCTGTGCGGCTGTTGCCGACTATCGCCCTGTCGATGTGGCTACTCAAAAAATCAAGAAAACGGCCGACAACAATGATATGCAGATCATGATGGTGAAAAATCCAGACATCATTGCTGATGTGGCGTCCCTTACTCAGCATCGCCCTTTCACCGTCGGTTTTGCCGCAGAAACGCAAGATGTAGAGACTTACGCGTTAGGTAAGCTAGCACGTAAGAATCTGGATATGATTTGCGCAAATGATGTCTCAGTGGAAGGTCAAGGCTTTAACAGTGACTCAAATGCGATTACCGTGTACTGGCAAGGCGGTCAGCAAGCCCTTGGTAGCGCGAAGAAAACCGAACTAGGTCGCGCTATTCTGGAGTGCATTTCAGCTAAGCTAGCCAGCGCTTAATCCCTATGGGTCCCGCGCGGTGTCAAACGGACATCGTGCAAACCCCGCCCTATGCTCGCCAGCCCTGCGAGATAGATTGTTACACACTTCAACCATTTAGCATGTTGAACTGTGTAGATAAAACGCGCTTGGGTACACTAACAGATTCACTAATGGGCGTTATCGTGCTGATTTAGGCATGCAGTAATCAAAAGGAATAGGATTTATGTCCGCTACGAGAAAGTCGAACCGAAAAGAGGAGATCCTTCAGGCTCTTGCTCAGATGCTAGAGTCCAACGAAGGCACATCTCGCATCACGACCGCAAAGCTTGCAAAGCAAGTGGGTGTGTCTGAAGCGGCACTCTATCGTCATTTTCCAAGCAAAGCGCGAATGTTTGAAGGGCTCATCGAGTTTATCGAAGAATCGCTCATGTCTCGCATCAATCGTATCTTAGATGAAGAAAAAGACACCCTGACCCGCATTCGTATGGTGTTGCAACTAATTTTGGCGTTTTCTGAGCGTAATCCAGGTTTGAGTCGCATTCTCTCTGGCCATGCTCTAATGTTTGAGAATGAACGATTACGTGACCGAATTAATCAGCTTTATGAAAGAATTGAGACATCTTTGCGTCAAATCTTGCGCGAGCGCAAAATTCGTGAAGGCAAGAGTTTCCCAGTCGATGAAAAGATCCTTGCCGCCCAATTACTGGGGCAAGTCGAAGGCAGTTTAAATCGCTTCGTGCGTTCTGATTTTAAATACACTCCAACGTCCACCTTTGACGAGTACTGGTCGTTGCTAAAACTACAATTGCAATAACGCTAATGAAAATAGATAAAAAACCTGACTTCACACTCTCACTGCTGCATCCAAAGCACTGGGGAGT
This window of the Vibrio maritimus genome carries:
- the trmL gene encoding tRNA (uridine(34)/cytosine(34)/5-carboxymethylaminomethyluridine(34)-2'-O)-methyltransferase TrmL, producing the protein MFDIALYEPEIAPNTGNIIRLCANCGANLHLIEPLGFDLEEKKVRRAGLDYHDLARVKRHKDYAAFLAYLEENNPSYRLFACTTKTTGHHTDAKYQQGDVLLFGPETRGLPAEVIESLPMEQRIRIPMMPDARSLNLSNAVAIIAYEAWRQFGFEGAV
- a CDS encoding M14 family metallopeptidase, with protein sequence MKIFSNFESGNIEVVSIENRDDIQLKIQNDNQSEFYQWFHFRLETQAEQSHTIKILDLAKSAYPEGWKGYDVVASYDREEWFRIPSEFDGDTLSFHVLPERGSMYFAYFAPYSYDRHLDLLHMAQTEHHCTLETLGHTLDNNDMSLLTFGEPEEGKKNIWVIARQHPGETMAEWFMEGLIQRLVDETDTTAQALLEKAVLYVVPNMNPDGANRGHLRTNAVGVNLNREWQSPSMEKSPEVFLVREKMLQTGVDMFLDIHGDEAIPYNFAAGSEGIPSYDERHAGLENAFKQALLTITPEFQDDYGYDKDEPGKANLTVGSNWVAEQFRCLSYTIEMPFKDNNNYPDPLYGWSPERSIKFGHDMVAATLAVTDKL
- the rpmB gene encoding 50S ribosomal protein L28 produces the protein MSRVCQVTGKRPVTGNNRSHARNATKRRFLPNLQTHRFWVESEKRFVKLRLTAKGMRIIDKKGIDAVLVDIRARGENV
- the slmA gene encoding nucleoid occlusion factor SlmA, which codes for MSATRKSNRKEEILQALAQMLESNEGTSRITTAKLAKQVGVSEAALYRHFPSKARMFEGLIEFIEESLMSRINRILDEEKDTLTRIRMVLQLILAFSERNPGLSRILSGHALMFENERLRDRINQLYERIETSLRQILRERKIREGKSFPVDEKILAAQLLGQVEGSLNRFVRSDFKYTPTSTFDEYWSLLKLQLQ
- the coaBC gene encoding bifunctional phosphopantothenoylcysteine decarboxylase/phosphopantothenate--cysteine ligase CoaBC; this encodes MQTLAGKKILLGISGGIAAYKCAELTRRLIERGAEVQVVMTKAAKEFITPLTMQAVSGRPVSDSLLDPAAEASMGHIELAKWADLVLLAPATADLIGRMSAGMGNDLLTTLVLATDAPIAVSPAMNQQMYRNVATQENIATLARRGMTIWGPAAGEQACGDVGPGRMLEPMQLVERCEQFFGPKLLTGKSVVITAGPTREAIDPVRYISNHSSGKMGFALAEAASQLGAQVTLIAGPVSLSTPANVERIDVVSAEQMHKAALEAATKHDIFIGCAAVADYRPVDVATQKIKKTADNNDMQIMMVKNPDIIADVASLTQHRPFTVGFAAETQDVETYALGKLARKNLDMICANDVSVEGQGFNSDSNAITVYWQGGQQALGSAKKTELGRAILECISAKLASA
- the rpmG gene encoding 50S ribosomal protein L33, which encodes MAKGIREKIRLVSSAGTGHFYTTDKNKRNMPGKFEIKKFDPVVRQHVMYKEAKIK
- the radC gene encoding RadC family protein, whose protein sequence is MTIKQLPNDSMPREKLLMRGSQALSDAELLAIFLRTGTKGLNVIQLADRLLTEFGSLRALFSASKEEFCHHKGLGLAKFVQLQAVLEMSQRYLSETLKRGDSLNSPEQTKLYLMSILRDRQREAFYVLFLDNQNRVISDEVMFEGTIDAASVYPREVVKRALQHNAAALILAHNHPSGISEPSQADRRITRRLSDALGLVDIRILDHFVIGDGEVTSFAERGWI